The Sphingopyxis sp. TUF1 genome segment AGGAGTTTCCAAATGGGTATTTTCTCACGCACCCGCGACATCATCGCCGCCAACGTCACCGACCTGCTCGACCGGGCCGAGGATCCGGAAAAGATGATCCGCCAGATCATCTTCGAGATGAACGAAACGCTCGTCGAAGTCCGCGCTTCCGCCGCCCGCACGATCGCGGACCAGAAGGAAATGCGCCGTCACATCGCCAAGCTCGAAAGCCTGCAGGACAGCTGGAAGGAAAAGGCCGAGCTCGCGCTGTCGAAGGACCGCGAAGACCTTGCCACCGCCGCACTCGTCGAAAAGCAGAAGGCCGGCGACATGGCCGAGCGGCTGAAAGCGGAAATCGCCGTCCTCGACGACGCGCTGACCGGGTATGAAGCCGACATCGCCAAGCTGCAGAAAAAGCTCTCCGAAGCGCGCGCGCGCCAGTCGAGCGTCGTCAACCGCCTCGAAAGCGCGG includes the following:
- the pspA gene encoding phage shock protein PspA encodes the protein MGIFSRTRDIIAANVTDLLDRAEDPEKMIRQIIFEMNETLVEVRASAARTIADQKEMRRHIAKLESLQDSWKEKAELALSKDREDLATAALVEKQKAGDMAERLKAEIAVLDDALTGYEADIAKLQKKLSEARARQSSVVNRLESAENRYKLREMTNGDRVEDAFSRFEILERRVDEAEGRADALGLGYKKSLDEEIAELQAADKVADELAALKAAQGKN